In Hallerella porci, one genomic interval encodes:
- a CDS encoding lecithin retinol acyltransferase family protein, with protein sequence MSEIVDESKIPEPPLGSHLLSPRAGFNHHGLYIGNGRVIHYSGMARTLTRKDILRLPGLIRYGCVVKTSIKKFCDGHGFRVVEHPQAKFTGAAAVERAKKRLYERSYYLYSNNCEHFVNWCIDDTFKSPTVTKILIGFALLGFLVHALGISRLSRKLPAVAQLLLSGISAAIGSFLVAHFTLDAMQPAEGIRGRERRNRYFGRLGTWCGFALSPLVAIIGIRKRSTLAESLFPFFLPVVGGLGTYATFRLKDTLDRDKLRKERAKKAEKAEAAETVSADESSSEKISQ encoded by the coding sequence ATGAGTGAAATTGTAGATGAATCTAAAATTCCGGAGCCGCCTCTCGGTTCTCATTTGCTTTCTCCGCGTGCGGGGTTTAATCATCACGGCTTGTATATCGGAAACGGCCGCGTGATTCATTATTCGGGGATGGCGCGGACATTAACTCGGAAGGATATTTTGCGGTTGCCCGGGCTGATTCGCTACGGTTGCGTCGTCAAAACTTCGATTAAAAAATTTTGCGATGGACACGGATTTCGTGTGGTAGAACATCCTCAGGCGAAATTTACGGGCGCTGCGGCCGTGGAACGGGCGAAAAAGCGCCTTTACGAACGTTCGTATTATTTATACAGCAACAACTGCGAACATTTTGTGAATTGGTGCATCGACGATACATTTAAAAGTCCGACGGTGACGAAAATTCTTATCGGATTTGCGCTCCTTGGATTTTTGGTGCATGCGCTTGGTATTTCGCGGCTTTCGCGGAAATTGCCCGCGGTTGCGCAATTATTGCTCAGCGGCATTTCGGCTGCAATCGGTTCTTTCTTGGTCGCTCATTTTACTTTGGATGCGATGCAACCGGCCGAAGGCATCCGTGGACGCGAACGCAGAAATCGTTATTTTGGACGGCTCGGCACTTGGTGCGGTTTTGCGCTTTCGCCGCTTGTCGCTATCATCGGAATTCGAAAACGTTCGACTTTGGCAGAAAGTTTATTCCCATTTTTCCTTCCTGTTGTCGGCGGGCTTGGAACGTATGCGACTTTCCGCTTAAAAGATACTCTTGACCGCGATAAACTCCGCAAGGAACGTGCGAAAAAAGCGGAAAAGGCAGAAGCCGCAGAAACTGTTTCCGCAGACGAATCATCCTCCGAAAAAATTTCACAATGA
- a CDS encoding TolC family protein, giving the protein MLALLAAGSCAFAQTLTLEDCVKLAGERSLDVENAKLSERASEASLLSSKASNRPTLSAYVNQSLYDTPFDGQSQDHYRLNLGLSGSYKIWDGGANGLSVESKQIALKASQFSTELAVLKVQENVMNAFVNLLAAGENRKLADSALVLSDSLVALNGRFFEAGTITRSDLALVKSDAAQAKVKQISALQSERSSLTTLRQLLEISRTDSVQIVAPETAFEKPEDLGKIPTFEEVLTQTKSHYPGLISDSLNIQAAEKNVEEAHRNNSISVTLGAEATSGFQAWKSDRYARQMKNGYTHSISLGINIPIIDGGTTTAKVLSAQVESERAQVSKRETEKELENNLEQLYIQVENADAAWEAAIAGEESAEEAYLVAKEQREAGTITFTDFLEQKNNWQSAQSTLIQAKYTSILARHLLELYMGKFQ; this is encoded by the coding sequence ATGCTCGCGCTTTTGGCTGCGGGCTCTTGTGCTTTTGCGCAGACGCTCACTCTCGAAGATTGCGTCAAATTAGCGGGCGAACGCAGCTTGGATGTAGAAAATGCAAAACTTTCGGAACGCGCTTCCGAGGCTTCGCTTTTATCGTCAAAGGCTTCTAATCGCCCGACTCTTTCGGCTTATGTAAATCAATCTCTTTACGATACGCCTTTTGATGGACAATCGCAAGATCATTACCGTTTAAATCTCGGACTTTCTGGCTCGTATAAAATTTGGGACGGCGGCGCAAATGGACTAAGCGTTGAAAGTAAACAAATTGCGTTAAAAGCGAGTCAATTCAGCACAGAACTTGCCGTTTTAAAAGTGCAAGAAAATGTGATGAATGCGTTTGTCAATTTACTCGCCGCAGGAGAAAATCGAAAACTCGCCGATTCGGCGCTCGTTCTTTCGGATTCGTTAGTCGCATTAAACGGAAGATTTTTTGAAGCGGGAACCATTACGCGGAGCGATTTAGCGCTCGTCAAAAGCGATGCGGCGCAGGCAAAGGTAAAGCAAATTTCGGCTTTGCAATCGGAACGTTCTTCGCTCACGACGCTTAGGCAACTTTTGGAAATTTCGCGGACGGATTCGGTGCAAATCGTCGCCCCAGAAACGGCGTTTGAAAAGCCCGAAGACTTGGGAAAAATTCCCACTTTCGAAGAAGTTTTAACGCAGACAAAATCGCATTATCCCGGACTCATTTCGGATAGTTTGAATATTCAAGCGGCGGAGAAAAATGTCGAAGAAGCGCATCGCAATAATTCGATTTCGGTGACTCTCGGCGCCGAAGCGACTTCGGGATTTCAAGCGTGGAAATCGGATAGGTACGCGCGGCAAATGAAAAATGGTTATACGCATAGCATTTCTCTCGGCATTAACATTCCGATTATCGATGGCGGAACGACAACGGCAAAAGTGCTTTCGGCACAAGTCGAAAGCGAGCGTGCGCAAGTTTCAAAACGCGAAACCGAGAAGGAATTGGAAAATAATTTGGAGCAGCTTTATATTCAAGTGGAAAATGCGGATGCAGCTTGGGAAGCGGCAATCGCGGGCGAAGAAAGCGCCGAAGAAGCTTACCTCGTCGCCAAAGAACAGAGAGAAGCGGGAACGATTACTTTTACCGATTTTTTAGAGCAGAAAAATAATTGGCAAAGCGCACAAAGTACTCTTATCCAAGCGAAATATACAAGCATTCTCGCACGCCATTTGCTGGAACTTTATATGGGGAAATTTCAATGA
- a CDS encoding efflux RND transporter periplasmic adaptor subunit: protein MKKFLKIFVILVVLGILGFAAFRFLKPSDAQNAGVMVSEKVKRATIQTTISSTGTLSPMDTVNVGTQVSGDISKINVDFNSKVKKGQVIAELDRSKLQSALYQAEIAASSAKIDYEHKLSVFNRTKKLAESGSASAVDLETAEYEMNSAKLAWKTRESEVAQAKLNVSYCIIKSPIDGVVLQRSVDVGQTVAASMNTPTLFILAKDLSKMRVMASVDEADIGSVKAGQKVTFTVDAFQDDKFHGVVESIRLNPTVTSNVVTYSVVITAENPDLKLLPGMTATCTIVTEEVENALSVPVAAIKFSPAEGTPMLDPRDAPKPPKPMHKKSDDDFGPPPPPGMSFGGGSAGKKKSSSPPKLKGKNVWINVNGKAAFRPVKTGITDGVNVQILFGLNDGDSVVVKQESAAEIAQESEERSPFMPGPRKRKK from the coding sequence ATGAAAAAGTTTCTAAAAATTTTTGTGATTTTAGTGGTTTTGGGAATCTTAGGATTTGCAGCGTTTCGTTTTTTGAAACCGTCGGATGCGCAAAATGCAGGCGTGATGGTGAGCGAAAAAGTGAAGCGTGCAACGATTCAGACGACGATTTCTTCGACGGGAACTCTTTCGCCGATGGACACGGTGAATGTGGGCACGCAGGTTTCGGGTGACATTAGCAAAATCAATGTGGACTTTAATTCGAAAGTGAAAAAAGGGCAAGTGATTGCAGAACTCGACCGCAGTAAATTGCAATCGGCATTGTATCAAGCAGAAATCGCAGCGTCCAGCGCAAAAATCGATTACGAGCACAAACTTTCTGTTTTCAATCGCACGAAAAAACTCGCCGAAAGCGGGAGCGCAAGCGCCGTGGATTTAGAAACCGCCGAATACGAAATGAACTCGGCAAAGCTCGCGTGGAAAACACGGGAAAGTGAAGTGGCGCAGGCGAAACTCAATGTGAGTTATTGCATTATTAAAAGTCCGATCGACGGCGTTGTTTTGCAGAGATCGGTTGACGTTGGGCAAACGGTTGCGGCATCGATGAATACGCCGACGCTTTTCATCTTAGCTAAAGACCTTTCGAAAATGCGTGTCATGGCAAGCGTTGACGAAGCGGATATTGGAAGCGTGAAAGCCGGACAAAAAGTGACTTTTACCGTGGACGCTTTTCAAGACGATAAATTTCACGGCGTCGTGGAATCGATTCGATTAAATCCGACGGTGACTTCGAATGTGGTGACGTATTCTGTCGTCATCACCGCAGAAAATCCCGATTTAAAATTGCTCCCGGGAATGACGGCAACGTGCACAATCGTTACGGAAGAAGTGGAAAATGCGTTGAGCGTTCCGGTCGCAGCCATTAAATTTTCTCCGGCAGAAGGCACTCCGATGCTCGACCCGCGCGATGCGCCAAAACCTCCGAAGCCGATGCATAAAAAATCCGACGACGATTTTGGCCCGCCACCGCCTCCGGGAATGTCGTTTGGTGGGGGCAGTGCGGGAAAGAAAAAATCATCGAGCCCGCCGAAACTCAAAGGCAAAAATGTGTGGATCAATGTGAACGGGAAAGCGGCATTCCGTCCGGTGAAAACAGGCATTACCGATGGCGTGAATGTGCAAATTCTCTTCGGATTAAACGATGGCGATTCTGTCGTCGTCAAGCAAGAATCTGCTGCAGAAATCGCTCAAGAAAGCGAAGAAAGAAGCCCCTTTATGCCGGGACCGAGAAAGCGGAAAAAGTAG